A portion of the Nitrospinaceae bacterium genome contains these proteins:
- a CDS encoding cytochrome bc complex cytochrome b subunit → MSEKITTWINERIPFDWGSLKHALDEPIPRHMHKWWFCLGGTPLYLFMIQMLSGIALTFYFVPDPDKAYESVRYITQEAPFGWWVRGVHRWSGELMVVAVILHMIRVFFTNAYRKPRELNWLIGMLLLVTIFTFGFSGYSLIYNQLSYWAMVVGTNITASIPVVGEFAAGFLRGGPVISANTLTRMYVLHVGLLPMAAVALIALHLFLLRLHGVSDAEDTGEGDSDEGSGRFFPFFPDHLMTELAIGVFLIYLISQLAIIFPVHLGEPANPAVTPEHIKPEWYFYPVFRFLKLFSFKTGIISLLVIVTTMFAWPWVDAAIERRFPGKDISIYVGIAASLMIIMLILIEGLSGQVAFVSSIIGVAVLIVSAMFILKGLLRK, encoded by the coding sequence TTGTCTGAGAAAATCACCACCTGGATAAACGAGCGCATTCCGTTTGATTGGGGCTCTCTTAAGCACGCCCTTGATGAGCCCATTCCGCGTCACATGCACAAATGGTGGTTTTGCCTTGGCGGAACGCCGCTTTATCTTTTCATGATTCAGATGCTCTCGGGCATCGCGCTCACTTTTTATTTTGTTCCCGACCCGGATAAGGCGTATGAGTCGGTTCGCTATATCACCCAGGAGGCGCCGTTTGGCTGGTGGGTTCGCGGCGTTCATCGCTGGTCGGGTGAACTGATGGTGGTCGCGGTAATTTTACACATGATCCGTGTGTTTTTTACGAACGCCTACAGAAAGCCGCGCGAGCTTAACTGGCTCATTGGCATGTTGCTTCTGGTTACGATATTCACCTTCGGCTTCTCGGGTTATTCACTTATCTACAACCAACTCTCCTACTGGGCGATGGTGGTGGGAACGAATATCACCGCGTCCATACCGGTGGTCGGCGAATTTGCCGCCGGTTTCTTGCGGGGCGGGCCGGTCATCTCGGCGAATACTTTGACCCGCATGTATGTTCTTCATGTTGGCTTGCTGCCGATGGCGGCGGTGGCGTTAATCGCCTTGCATCTTTTCCTTCTTCGGCTTCACGGAGTTAGCGATGCCGAGGACACTGGCGAGGGGGATTCTGATGAAGGTTCGGGGCGTTTTTTCCCGTTTTTCCCGGACCATTTGATGACAGAGCTGGCCATCGGGGTTTTCTTAATTTACCTTATCAGCCAGCTGGCCATCATTTTTCCCGTACATCTTGGCGAGCCGGCGAATCCCGCTGTTACGCCAGAGCACATCAAGCCCGAATGGTATTTCTACCCGGTTTTCAGGTTTTTGAAATTGTTTTCTTTTAAAACAGGTATTATCAGTCTTCTGGTTATTGTTACGACTATGTTCGCGTGGCCCTGGGTTGATGCTGCCATCGAGAGACGATTTCCGGGCAAGGATATCAGCATCTATGTCGGCATTGCCGCATCGTTGATGATAATCATGCTCATTCTTATCGAAGGCTTATCGGGACAGGTGGCCTTTGTTAGCTCTATCATCGGTGTTGCCGTTCTCATTGTATCGGCGATGTTCATCCTGAAAGGGTTATTGCGAAAATGA
- a CDS encoding c-type cytochrome — MRHLITLSIATALLLLSPANVLTQDLARPLKERVDSGHTLFHMKGCSNCHSLQKKGGPTVGPNLSRITVWTSPVLGAAVMWNHVPLMAETLKSNGVRWPGFQGEEVTDIFTYLNSLSQRDGGAIAFRANTAHGKSFFEEIGCQRCHGKPFDGGHYGPDLGRAARQINNVNEFSTRMLRHAPLMIKRAKAEGLAWPRLNGHQISSIFAYLKSLPFVRRF, encoded by the coding sequence ATGCGCCACCTCATAACGCTCTCCATCGCCACCGCTCTTTTGCTGCTCTCGCCTGCGAATGTCCTTACACAAGATTTAGCGCGTCCCCTCAAAGAAAGGGTTGATTCCGGGCACACCCTTTTTCATATGAAGGGTTGCTCGAATTGCCATTCCCTCCAGAAAAAAGGGGGGCCAACTGTCGGGCCGAATCTGTCGCGAATCACCGTCTGGACCTCCCCCGTCCTGGGGGCGGCCGTCATGTGGAACCACGTGCCTTTAATGGCAGAAACCCTCAAAAGTAACGGGGTCAGATGGCCAGGATTTCAAGGCGAGGAGGTCACCGATATCTTCACCTACCTCAACTCCTTGAGCCAAAGGGATGGCGGCGCAATCGCCTTTCGGGCGAACACGGCGCATGGCAAATCTTTTTTCGAGGAAATTGGTTGCCAAAGATGCCACGGGAAGCCTTTCGATGGGGGTCATTATGGGCCGGATCTTGGAAGGGCAGCACGGCAAATTAATAATGTGAATGAATTCTCCACCCGAATGCTTCGCCATGCGCCGCTGATGATTAAGCGGGCCAAGGCCGAGGGATTAGCGTGGCCCCGCCTCAACGGCCACCAGATATCGAGTATCTTCGCCTATCTTAAGTCCCTCCCATTTGTGAGGCGGTTTTAG
- the lpdA gene encoding dihydrolipoyl dehydrogenase, with translation MSDTNYDFAVIGGGPAGYVAGVRAAQRGAKCVVIERGALGGTCLNWGCIPSKSLIRAADVYRSIKHASNYGIEITGEVQADLARMIEQKDKIVTGLVKGIGGLFKVHKVEHVEGEASIEGAGRIRVKSGGGESEISAEKILISTGARPAQIPVFPIDGKRIISSDQAVHLKELPERLLIIGAGVIGCEFACFYREMGVDVTVVELLDRALPLGDEDVSKLIERELKKQKIKLLTGKKILKVEQIGNDMVAHIEDGEDISADLVLVSIGRTFNTDNLGLEKIGVELGQRGDIPVNEKMETNVPGVYAAGDVVGGMMLAHVASAEGIVAVENATGGDVAMNYKGIPAGIFTYPEVGVVGLTEQQARDAGHEVSIGRFQMRGLGKAHAEREISGEVKVIADAGDDAILGVHIVGAHAADLIHEAAVAMRNNLTSSQLGDTIHSHPTLSEAIMEAAHDVHGNAIHNPPKK, from the coding sequence ATGTCGGATACGAATTATGATTTTGCGGTGATTGGTGGAGGTCCTGCGGGATATGTTGCAGGGGTCAGGGCGGCCCAGCGGGGCGCCAAGTGTGTCGTTATCGAGCGGGGTGCGCTGGGTGGCACATGTTTAAACTGGGGGTGTATTCCCAGCAAGAGCCTGATTCGCGCCGCCGATGTCTATCGAAGTATCAAGCACGCCTCCAATTATGGAATAGAGATCACGGGTGAGGTTCAAGCTGATCTGGCCCGCATGATTGAGCAAAAAGATAAGATCGTGACAGGTCTGGTGAAGGGGATTGGCGGACTTTTCAAAGTGCACAAGGTTGAGCATGTCGAGGGAGAGGCTTCCATCGAGGGCGCGGGACGGATTCGCGTAAAGAGCGGCGGCGGCGAATCGGAGATTAGCGCCGAAAAAATACTTATCTCAACTGGGGCACGCCCCGCCCAGATACCCGTATTTCCCATCGACGGGAAAAGAATCATTTCTAGCGACCAGGCGGTGCATCTCAAAGAGTTGCCAGAGCGCCTGCTTATTATCGGGGCAGGTGTAATCGGCTGTGAATTTGCATGCTTCTACCGCGAGATGGGGGTGGATGTCACCGTGGTGGAATTGCTGGATCGTGCCCTGCCGCTGGGAGATGAAGATGTCTCGAAATTGATCGAGCGTGAACTGAAGAAACAAAAAATAAAGCTTTTAACAGGAAAGAAAATTCTCAAGGTCGAGCAAATTGGAAACGATATGGTCGCCCATATTGAAGATGGCGAAGATATCAGCGCGGATCTGGTGTTGGTCTCGATCGGGAGGACATTCAATACCGATAATCTTGGCCTGGAAAAAATCGGTGTCGAACTTGGCCAGCGGGGCGATATCCCGGTGAATGAGAAGATGGAGACAAATGTTCCGGGTGTTTATGCCGCTGGAGATGTGGTAGGCGGCATGATGCTTGCCCATGTGGCATCGGCAGAAGGCATCGTCGCGGTTGAAAATGCGACCGGGGGAGATGTTGCTATGAACTACAAAGGGATTCCGGCGGGAATTTTCACATACCCCGAAGTTGGTGTCGTAGGCCTCACCGAGCAGCAGGCAAGAGACGCTGGCCACGAGGTGAGTATTGGGCGATTCCAGATGAGGGGATTGGGAAAGGCCCATGCCGAACGGGAGATTTCAGGTGAAGTGAAAGTGATTGCCGATGCGGGTGATGACGCTATTTTAGGTGTTCATATCGTGGGCGCGCACGCAGCAGATTTGATTCATGAAGCCGCCGTGGCCATGCGCAATAATTTAACGTCCTCGCAACTTGGAGATACTATTCACTCGCATCCCACGCTCTCGGAAGCGATTATGGAGGCCGCCCATGATGTACATGGCAACGCTATTCATAATCCACCGAAAAAGTAA
- a CDS encoding D-amino-acid transaminase yields MSSLQILGPEEVLSRLKGLREKQPVKFSAFYSSHIGGVVTDPALMVIPFDDHMVHRGHGIFDTAAIVDGKIYDLEAHLDRFHRSAAASKLTLPCERKEMREIIIQTTAASGQKNGSIRYWMSSGTGNLGLVPAADAESGFFVMIFPGLAYDDSYYTDGMRVMTTTFPIKPPLYAKTKSTNYLPNVLMQLEAKEKGFDNGVFTDTDGNVGEGSNMNMAFVTKDGILRHPRFDNILSGCTVLRLLELAPVLVDQGVIKGIKIGDIPVEEAKNAAEMMLIGSSIYVAPVVEWDGKTIGNGKPGPVAKAMRLLLEQDMRAGEGKLIDVPY; encoded by the coding sequence ATGTCCTCGCTTCAAATTCTCGGCCCCGAGGAAGTTCTTTCTCGCCTAAAGGGACTGCGCGAGAAACAGCCCGTTAAATTCTCGGCCTTCTATTCAAGCCATATCGGCGGCGTCGTCACCGACCCTGCATTGATGGTAATTCCTTTTGACGATCACATGGTTCATCGCGGACACGGAATTTTCGACACGGCGGCAATTGTGGACGGAAAAATTTACGACCTTGAGGCGCATCTTGACCGGTTTCACCGCTCGGCTGCGGCCTCGAAATTAACACTTCCCTGCGAGCGCAAGGAGATGCGCGAAATCATTATCCAGACAACAGCCGCCTCTGGCCAGAAAAATGGCTCGATTCGCTACTGGATGTCATCAGGGACCGGCAACTTGGGTCTTGTTCCCGCCGCCGATGCTGAGTCCGGGTTTTTCGTTATGATTTTTCCGGGCCTCGCCTACGATGATTCCTACTACACCGACGGCATGCGGGTGATGACCACGACTTTCCCGATAAAACCGCCCCTTTACGCGAAAACAAAAAGCACAAACTATTTACCCAACGTTCTGATGCAATTAGAAGCCAAGGAAAAAGGGTTCGACAACGGCGTTTTCACCGATACCGATGGCAACGTCGGTGAGGGGTCGAATATGAACATGGCATTCGTCACCAAGGACGGGATTTTGAGACACCCCCGTTTCGACAACATTCTGTCTGGCTGCACCGTTCTTCGCCTGCTCGAGCTTGCTCCCGTTTTGGTCGATCAGGGCGTCATCAAGGGAATCAAGATAGGTGATATCCCGGTCGAGGAGGCAAAAAATGCCGCCGAAATGATGCTGATAGGGAGCTCAATATACGTTGCGCCGGTTGTGGAATGGGACGGAAAAACGATCGGCAACGGTAAACCCGGACCCGTCGCAAAAGCCATGCGTCTACTTCTTGAACAGGATATGAGAGCTGGGGAGGGAAAATTAATCGACGTGCCTTATTAG
- a CDS encoding B12-binding domain-containing radical SAM protein has product MNLGILKVAASLEQSGHAVEFLDLSGISNYGDALDTYLAQTECTTFGLTATTPQLPSAFKILSHIRENTPGAKVILGGPHATLVNAAYKREQKLGIDGRAAKSFHQLIEAFDVIVTGDGEDAIFKALEPFSPKVVDADDPASPLWLTNGKFTESPFPARHLVEVDSYKYHIDGERALSLIAQLGCPFNCGFCGGRESSAFRKIRQRSSQNIVDEIVHLHKEYGIKGFMMYDDELNVNPNMIELMNLISDAQERLGTEFRLRGFLKSQLLTDEQAEAMHRAGFRWILVGFESGSPRILKNINKRATREENTRCMEIARRHDLKVKALMSIGHPGESEETIKDTHDWLLEAEPDDFDVTIITSYPGTPYFDHAVPHETEKNVWTYTYNGDALHEVELDFSSVADYYKGDPEGGGVQVLRIHRLPESGRIGRTAGLGRKRRAPEAGHPIQSLGPDRPL; this is encoded by the coding sequence CATGAACCTGGGAATTCTCAAGGTCGCCGCATCGCTGGAGCAATCCGGCCATGCGGTAGAATTTCTCGATCTATCGGGTATCTCGAATTACGGGGACGCCCTGGATACGTATCTCGCCCAAACCGAATGCACGACATTCGGTCTGACCGCCACGACCCCCCAGCTACCCTCGGCTTTCAAAATCCTATCGCATATTCGCGAGAACACCCCCGGCGCGAAGGTCATACTCGGAGGCCCCCACGCCACCCTTGTTAACGCCGCCTACAAGCGCGAGCAAAAACTGGGGATAGACGGCCGGGCCGCGAAATCCTTTCACCAGCTCATCGAAGCGTTCGACGTTATTGTCACCGGGGACGGCGAGGACGCCATTTTCAAGGCGCTAGAGCCCTTCTCCCCCAAGGTCGTGGATGCCGACGATCCCGCCTCTCCCCTGTGGCTCACAAACGGAAAATTCACGGAATCCCCGTTTCCGGCGCGCCATCTGGTCGAGGTGGACAGCTACAAGTATCACATCGACGGAGAAAGAGCGCTCAGCCTGATCGCTCAGTTAGGGTGCCCCTTCAACTGCGGATTTTGCGGTGGCCGGGAGTCTTCGGCCTTCAGGAAAATCCGGCAGCGATCCTCGCAAAACATCGTCGATGAAATCGTCCACCTGCACAAAGAATACGGCATCAAGGGATTCATGATGTACGACGACGAACTGAATGTGAATCCCAACATGATCGAGTTGATGAACCTGATTTCCGACGCGCAGGAACGTCTAGGTACGGAATTCCGTCTCAGAGGCTTCCTCAAATCCCAGCTTCTCACCGACGAGCAGGCCGAGGCCATGCACCGGGCCGGTTTTCGCTGGATCCTCGTCGGGTTCGAGTCCGGCTCTCCGAGAATTCTCAAGAACATCAACAAGCGCGCGACCCGGGAGGAAAATACCCGGTGCATGGAAATCGCCCGGCGTCACGATCTAAAGGTCAAGGCCCTGATGTCGATCGGACACCCTGGCGAATCGGAGGAAACCATCAAGGACACCCATGACTGGCTCCTCGAGGCCGAGCCGGACGATTTCGACGTCACCATCATCACCTCCTATCCCGGTACCCCTTATTTCGATCACGCCGTTCCCCACGAGACCGAAAAAAACGTATGGACCTACACCTACAATGGGGATGCCCTGCACGAAGTCGAACTCGACTTTTCTTCGGTCGCGGATTATTACAAAGGCGACCCGGAGGGGGGGGGGGTACAAGTCCTACGTATACACCGATTACCTGAGTCAGGGAGGATTGGTCGAACTGCGGGATTGGGTCGAAAGAGACGTGCGCCGGAGGCTGGACATCCCATTCAATCCCTCGGCCCCGACCGTCCGCTATGA
- a CDS encoding NAD-dependent epimerase/dehydratase family protein, whose product MEKIVVTGAGGFIGHHFVKYLKAKGYWIRGVDIKEPEYEDTQADEFKLLDLRRWENCLEAAKGADHVYNLAANMGGIGFIETHKAEIVHDNTLINIHMLDAARERGVQKYLYTSSACVYPGYMQNDANVTPLKEEDAYPADAEDGYGWEKLYAERSCRHYYEDHGLNTYVVRFHNIFGPLGSYDGGREKSPAAICRKVALAKDEDTIEVWGDGEQTRSYCFVDDCIEGIHRLMQSDFHEPLNLGQDRMLTINELVDIVANIAGKKIGKDYDLTKPQGVRGRNSDNDKLRKVLGWEPGISLEDGLDKTYGWICEKLAEEGRI is encoded by the coding sequence ATGGAAAAGATCGTTGTAACGGGTGCGGGCGGTTTTATCGGGCATCATTTTGTTAAGTATCTAAAAGCGAAAGGCTATTGGATTCGCGGCGTTGACATCAAAGAGCCCGAATACGAAGACACCCAGGCTGACGAGTTCAAGCTCTTGGATCTCAGGAGATGGGAAAACTGCCTTGAGGCTGCAAAGGGCGCGGACCACGTATACAACCTGGCAGCGAACATGGGCGGCATCGGATTCATCGAAACCCACAAGGCCGAAATCGTCCACGACAACACCTTAATCAACATTCATATGCTGGACGCTGCCAGGGAACGCGGCGTCCAAAAATACCTCTACACCTCCTCGGCCTGTGTTTATCCGGGCTACATGCAAAACGATGCCAACGTCACCCCCCTCAAAGAAGAGGACGCCTATCCTGCCGACGCAGAGGACGGCTATGGCTGGGAGAAACTCTACGCCGAAAGATCCTGCCGACATTACTACGAGGATCACGGACTGAACACCTACGTCGTGCGGTTCCACAACATCTTCGGCCCACTAGGATCCTACGACGGTGGCCGGGAAAAATCCCCCGCCGCGATTTGCCGAAAGGTCGCACTCGCAAAAGATGAGGACACCATCGAGGTTTGGGGCGACGGCGAGCAGACAAGGTCCTATTGCTTTGTTGACGACTGCATCGAAGGGATTCATCGCCTGATGCAATCCGACTTTCACGAACCCTTGAACCTGGGCCAGGATCGCATGCTCACCATCAACGAACTTGTCGATATTGTCGCTAATATTGCCGGAAAAAAAATCGGCAAAGATTACGATTTAACGAAGCCACAAGGCGTACGGGGGAGAAACAGCGACAACGACAAGCTGCGAAAAGTCCTGGGCTGGGAGCCTGGAATATCCCTCGAAGATGGCCTCGATAAAACCTACGGCTGGATATGCGAAAAACTCGCTGAGGAAGGCAGAATCTGA
- a CDS encoding 4Fe-4S dicluster domain-containing protein, translating to MFPRKNICRGFSGALVVTFLVFFAMAFSTGSEAQTVVKTSPEKIFECTTCHNPHEFPKFAATAKCQSCHTEQVENFATHIFPMYLLAVVPLIFMFHGIWSRYRLWRLGGAENRLDRIPERICGIFVEIFGYRRLLRDAYPGFMHLFIFYGFLVELLATGLLAFQEWSGIHFLVGNTYLWFSLLTDTFGLIGLIGIGMAIWRRAVIRPDRINSVLDDWIAISLLALIFIQGFVVEGARIAATELSQNPSVAVWSPVGYVVALFMKNWGPDFLGVFHRVQWWFHAATAFTFLGYLGFGKVNHVWYGIANIFFRNLDSSGKLSYFDIEGMMETDPEALETLGTERIEQYSWKNLLDLDACTNCGRCESVCPAYGSGVPLSPRKLIRDLKDHLTQTGPIILKHRAAQAEAGENGGEATPPDTAPLFGEAQEEGLQPAILEEVLWGCRTCGACQRECPVFIEHIPKMVDMRRYLVMMESKMSDNAQQFLKNMDEKMHPWAGAQHNREEWYEDLDVKVLGNGEKAEYLFWVGCTGSMIDRNILVSRAMVKVLQAGGVDFGILGPEEVCTGDPARRAGGEFTFQMCAKQNIATLDGYGVKKIITTCPHCFNTYKNEYPDFGGNYEVIHHTQLISELIKDGKLKLKKSLESLTYHDPCYLARHNGVVDEPREILLQIAGKGEFKDLERSKDRALCCGSGGGYAWMDDDPTKRINHTRLEDVKACGAKTAAVSCPFCMQMFDDALKALDPEKTIRAADIAELVAEALED from the coding sequence ATGTTTCCGCGTAAAAACATATGCCGAGGCTTCTCTGGCGCATTAGTTGTTACCTTCCTGGTTTTTTTCGCTATGGCGTTTTCAACAGGCAGCGAAGCACAAACCGTCGTCAAAACCAGCCCGGAAAAAATATTCGAGTGCACTACCTGCCATAATCCGCACGAATTCCCGAAATTCGCGGCTACCGCCAAGTGCCAAAGTTGTCACACCGAGCAGGTCGAAAACTTCGCCACTCACATATTCCCGATGTATCTCCTGGCCGTGGTTCCCCTGATTTTCATGTTTCACGGAATCTGGTCGAGATACCGGCTATGGCGTCTGGGCGGTGCGGAAAACCGCCTGGACCGCATACCCGAGCGCATATGCGGCATATTTGTAGAGATATTCGGCTACCGGCGCCTGCTGCGGGATGCCTATCCGGGCTTCATGCACCTATTTATTTTCTACGGGTTTCTCGTCGAGTTGCTCGCCACCGGTCTTCTCGCTTTTCAGGAATGGTCCGGCATTCATTTCCTTGTGGGCAATACTTATCTTTGGTTCTCTCTATTAACCGACACATTCGGCTTAATTGGCCTTATCGGAATTGGAATGGCTATATGGCGGCGCGCTGTCATTCGCCCAGATCGCATCAATTCGGTTTTGGACGATTGGATCGCGATATCGCTGCTGGCTCTTATCTTTATTCAAGGCTTCGTTGTCGAGGGCGCGCGAATTGCCGCCACGGAGTTGAGCCAAAACCCTTCGGTCGCTGTATGGTCGCCGGTTGGCTATGTGGTGGCGCTGTTCATGAAAAACTGGGGGCCTGATTTCCTGGGAGTCTTCCATCGTGTTCAGTGGTGGTTTCATGCGGCAACGGCATTCACTTTCCTGGGCTATCTGGGCTTCGGGAAAGTCAATCACGTCTGGTACGGCATCGCTAATATCTTTTTCCGCAACCTAGACTCTAGCGGCAAGCTTTCCTACTTCGATATTGAAGGCATGATGGAAACCGATCCTGAGGCCTTAGAGACGCTCGGAACCGAAAGAATTGAACAATATTCTTGGAAAAACCTGCTTGATTTAGATGCCTGCACAAACTGCGGTCGTTGCGAAAGCGTTTGTCCGGCCTATGGCTCGGGCGTCCCCTTAAGCCCGCGCAAGCTCATCCGCGACCTGAAGGACCACCTGACTCAAACAGGCCCGATTATCTTAAAACATCGTGCCGCCCAAGCTGAGGCTGGAGAAAATGGCGGCGAGGCCACGCCACCTGATACAGCGCCGCTCTTCGGGGAGGCGCAAGAGGAGGGCCTTCAGCCAGCTATCTTAGAGGAAGTCCTCTGGGGCTGCCGCACCTGCGGCGCCTGCCAGCGCGAATGCCCGGTTTTCATCGAACATATCCCCAAGATGGTGGATATGCGCCGCTATCTGGTGATGATGGAATCGAAGATGAGCGATAACGCGCAACAATTCCTCAAGAACATGGATGAGAAGATGCATCCCTGGGCAGGCGCCCAGCACAACCGCGAGGAGTGGTACGAGGATCTAGACGTCAAAGTCCTCGGCAATGGCGAGAAGGCCGAATATCTTTTTTGGGTTGGGTGCACGGGCTCGATGATCGACCGAAATATTTTGGTCAGCCGCGCCATGGTAAAAGTCCTCCAGGCTGGCGGGGTGGATTTTGGTATCCTCGGCCCCGAGGAGGTTTGCACGGGCGACCCGGCGCGGCGGGCGGGCGGAGAGTTCACCTTTCAAATGTGCGCCAAGCAAAACATTGCGACCCTCGACGGCTACGGGGTGAAGAAAATCATCACGACCTGCCCGCACTGCTTTAACACCTACAAAAATGAATACCCCGACTTTGGCGGCAACTACGAGGTCATCCACCACACCCAACTGATTAGCGAGCTGATAAAAGATGGCAAGCTGAAGCTTAAAAAATCGCTTGAGTCACTCACCTACCATGATCCTTGCTACCTGGCTCGCCATAACGGCGTTGTGGATGAGCCCCGAGAAATTCTTCTTCAGATCGCGGGCAAAGGAGAATTCAAAGACCTTGAGCGGAGCAAGGACAGGGCGCTGTGCTGCGGCTCGGGCGGCGGCTACGCCTGGATGGACGACGACCCGACGAAACGAATCAACCACACGCGGCTTGAGGACGTAAAAGCTTGCGGCGCCAAAACGGCTGCCGTCTCATGCCCGTTCTGTATGCAGATGTTCGACGACGCGCTTAAGGCGCTGGACCCGGAAAAAACTATACGGGCCGCCGATATCGCAGAACTCGTCGCCGAGGCGCTTGAGGATTAA
- a CDS encoding GDP-mannose 4,6-dehydratase, producing the protein MSERVLITGITGFVGSHLVDYLLTLDDVEVYGMRRWRSRTEHIDHLSDRVNIIECDLRDQSSVSKVLLEIRPQKIFHLAAQSFVPTSWSAPEESLHTNIIGTLHLLEGIRQAEIDPLIQIAGSSEEYGLVLPDEVPIRETNPLRPLSPYAVSKVGTDLLAYQYHQSYGMKLVRTRAFNHTGPRRGDVFVCSNFAKQIVAAEKKQREPVIHVGNLEAKRDFTDVRDIVKAYWLSLVHGEPGEVYNIASGTTWTIQQVLDMLIARANIEIAVKEDPARMRPSDVQILLGDVSKFQNTTGWKPEIPFEQTLQDILDYWRERL; encoded by the coding sequence ATGTCAGAGCGCGTATTAATCACCGGAATCACAGGGTTCGTTGGCAGCCATCTGGTTGACTACCTCCTGACCCTGGACGACGTCGAAGTGTACGGCATGCGCCGGTGGCGCAGCCGAACCGAGCACATTGACCACCTGAGCGACCGCGTCAATATCATTGAATGCGACCTGCGGGACCAGAGCTCCGTCAGCAAAGTATTGTTAGAAATCCGGCCCCAAAAGATTTTTCATCTGGCGGCCCAGAGCTTTGTCCCCACCTCCTGGAGTGCGCCCGAGGAGAGCCTGCACACCAACATCATCGGAACGCTTCACTTGCTCGAGGGCATCCGCCAGGCCGAGATCGACCCTTTGATCCAGATCGCGGGCAGCAGCGAGGAGTACGGCCTGGTCCTTCCCGATGAGGTCCCCATCCGGGAGACGAATCCGCTCAGGCCGCTATCGCCCTACGCGGTCAGCAAGGTGGGCACAGACCTGCTCGCCTACCAATACCACCAAAGCTATGGAATGAAACTCGTGCGCACCCGCGCCTTCAACCACACCGGCCCCCGGCGCGGCGACGTTTTCGTTTGTAGCAATTTCGCCAAACAGATTGTTGCCGCCGAGAAAAAACAACGAGAGCCCGTTATTCATGTCGGCAACCTGGAGGCGAAGCGCGATTTCACGGATGTGCGCGACATCGTAAAAGCCTACTGGCTCTCTCTTGTGCACGGCGAGCCGGGCGAGGTCTACAACATCGCCTCGGGCACGACATGGACTATTCAACAGGTGCTCGACATGCTGATTGCCAGGGCGAACATCGAGATCGCCGTCAAAGAGGATCCGGCCCGGATGCGCCCCTCGGATGTGCAAATACTTCTCGGCGATGTGTCGAAATTCCAAAATACCACGGGCTGGAAACCCGAAATACCCTTCGAGCAAACCCTGCAAGATATTCTAGATTACTGGCGAGAGCGTTTATGA
- a CDS encoding Rieske (2Fe-2S) protein: MSSSESSPPQEQNIERRGAMIALSMIAGLVVSYGTAAIYGLRYLFGRQSPPRQVQVLVASVADVPEGGSIVRADLAGQKFLLVKAGGDIRAFSTSCTHLGCQVHWKPGDKTFFCPCHDGVFDADGNPVSGPPPTPLAQNPVEIRGSSIFVTMREA; encoded by the coding sequence GTGTCTTCTTCTGAATCCTCGCCTCCGCAGGAACAAAATATCGAGCGCCGCGGCGCAATGATTGCTTTAAGCATGATTGCAGGTCTAGTGGTTAGCTACGGTACGGCGGCGATTTATGGATTGCGGTATCTGTTTGGAAGGCAGAGCCCGCCCCGACAAGTTCAGGTCCTTGTGGCGTCCGTTGCTGATGTTCCCGAAGGGGGGAGTATTGTGCGCGCCGACCTGGCCGGGCAGAAATTTCTGCTCGTTAAGGCCGGCGGTGATATTCGGGCATTTTCCACATCGTGCACCCACCTAGGCTGCCAGGTTCACTGGAAGCCGGGCGATAAGACTTTCTTTTGTCCCTGTCACGATGGCGTGTTCGATGCTGACGGTAACCCTGTGTCCGGGCCGCCGCCTACGCCATTGGCCCAAAATCCTGTGGAAATTCGTGGCTCCAGCATTTTCGTCACAATGAGAGAGGCCTGA